CTTGGCGCCTTCGGCGGGGATCCGCGGGCTGCCCCTCAGCCGGACCCTGGCGGAAGCTCCGTTCCTGGTCTCCATCGCGCACCCGAAAACGCACGTCAACGTCGTCATGACCGGCGGAATCAAGAACGTCCTGATCGGCGCGATCCGCGGATACGCCAACCGCCGGAGGATGCATGCCGCCGGGCGCATTCATCATACGCTGGCCGCGCTCGCCCGGCACGTCTATCCGGATTTCACCGTCGTCGACGGCACCATCGGAATGCAGGGCGGCGGACCGGTGCGCGGGACGCCGATCCGATCCGGGTGGACCGTGTCCTCGTTCGATGCGCTGGCGGCGGATACCCTGGCGGCTTACCTGATGGGATTCTCCTCCCGGGATGTGGGATACCTGCATCTGATCGGCGCGGCCGGATTGGGGCGGACCTTCCCCGACGACGGCATCGAAATCCTCGGGGAAAAAACGGGGGACTGTATCCTGCCCTATACGCCGCACCGGACCTTCCCAAAGGCACGGGATTGGAAGGTCAAGCGCTCCTGACGGCCATCCCCGTCACAAGGCGCCGAGGAAACCGACCGGGGCTTGACTCTCCGGCAGCCTGAGAGTGTATAGTAGCGTCATCCAAGGATCGGAAGGCACCGCGACATGCTGCGCATCGGAGATTTCGCCCGCCTGGCAAGGGTATCGATTCCCAACCTGCGGCATTACGACGACCTGGGGCTCTTCAAACCGGTCCGGATTGATCCCGCCAGCGGCTACCGGTATTACACCTTCGATCAGCTTCCGCGATTGAACCGGATCCTGGCATATAAGGATCTCGGTTTTGCCCTCGAGCAGATCGGCGAGATGCTGGGGGAAGATATCCCCGCCGGGGAACTCCGCTCCCTGCTCCGGCTGAAGCAAACCGAACTTCAGGGCGACATCGCCGAGCGCAGCGCCCGCCTCCAGCGGCTGGAGGCCAGGCTGCGGATGATCGAAGAAGAAGGATCGGATCCATCCTATGCCGTGATGGTGAAATCCTCGGAAGAGATCCTGGTTGCTTCGGTGCGCGGGACGCTCCGGGCGCCGGAGGAGCAATCCCGTTTGTGGCAGGAGCTGTTCGGTTTCCTGGCCTGCCGGAAGATCGGTTTCGGCCCTCCGTTCATCACGATCTATCACGCCGACGAGCCGGAAGTCGACGCCGAGGTGTGCATTCCGATCCCGGAACCGCTCGAGCCCAAAGAACGGATCCAGATCCGGCGCCTATCGGCGCACGATCGGGTGGCATACACCGTCCATCACGGCCCCTTCCGGGACATTGAGCCCGCCTACCGGGCCGTCTTCGCCTGGATCGACGCCAACGGGCGCACGACGGCCGGTCCGGTCCGCCAAGTGACGCTGAGCATCCAGCCGGAATCGTCGAAGCTCGACAGCGAAGCGGTCGCGGAAATACTAGTGCCGCTCGCCAATCCGTAGCAATCCGCAACCTTCCATTCCATGCATCGGCTGACGCCGGGTGGGCCCGCCCGGTGATGGTCAAACCATCCCATTTTTCGGAGGAACCATGAAACATCACATCGAACTGCATCCGATCGGCGTCGTCCGATCCGGCGACGAAGGATTCCGGATCGAGATCGAAGAAAAATTCCGCCCGGCGCCGGCGGGGCTGGAAGGATTCGGGCACGTCACGGTCCTGTGGTGGCCGCACAAGCGCGAAACGCCCGAAGTCCGCGGCGTCATGGAAATCGACAAACCGTATCGGAAGGCGCCGGCCAAACTGGGGGTCTTCGCCACGCGCTCCGAAGCCCGCCCCAATCCGGTGCTGATCACGACCGTCCCCCTGCTGCAGGTGGACGCGCAAAAAGGCCTGCTCCTCACACCCTACATCGACGCCGAAGACGGCTCGCCGGTCTTGGATATAAAACCGTATCAGCCGTGCGCCGACCGCATCCGCGAAACGGTGACGCCGGAATGGTGCCGGCACTGGCCCAAGTGCGCGGAAGATTCCGCCGCCTTCGACTGGGAATCGGAATTCCTGTTTCCGCGATAGCGCGGACCGGCGTTGTTTCCGCGCCCCTTCCCGCCCCGGAACCCCGTTCCCAACCCCTCTCCCGGCTTCCCCCCTTCCCCCCCCGCCTACCCCCGCTTCCCCCGCTTCCCCCGCTTCGCGTGTGCAGGCGCGAGGGTGGTCGCCGGGAGAGGGGAAGCCGGTGTTTATCGGCGGAGTGAAGGAAGAAAAAAGCGCTTGCCACACCCAATGGAACGGCCGCGTGACCACATCGGAACACAGGATCCCGCAGAAATACTGTTTGCGAGCCCGAAGGACCTGGGCGGCCGGATGGCCGAGCGGATTGGTACTATAATGAATTACAGGGCGAGAGTTCACGGGAGTCGCGCGAGGGAACCGAAGTAAAACAGCCAAAATTCAGGGTTTTTTGAAGCACGCATCGCTCGCGCGGGCTCTCATCCCCTATCCGCATAACATTAGTCAGCCAAGGAGGAGGGACGCCATGTTCGAGCATATTGCGATTCCCCTCGACGGATCGCCGCTGGCGGAATGCGTTCTCCCGCATGGGATATCCTTCGCCAAGACCTTCGGCGCTCGCCTCACCATTATGCAGGTATTGGAGACAAAAGAGGAACGGGGGCTGGCCCGTGTGATCGATCCTCTGGAGTGGCGCTACCTGCAGGCGGAGGCGAAGACCTATCTGGGTGAGGTCGCCGACCGCTTGAAATCGGCCGGGGCGTCGTCCGAGCCGGTCCTGCTGGAAGGCGCGCCGGCCGAACGGGTGATCGAACATTCGCGCTCCTCGGGGGTCCGGCTGATCGCCCTCAGTTCGCACGGCCGCAGCGGG
This sequence is a window from Anaerolineales bacterium. Protein-coding genes within it:
- a CDS encoding DUF362 domain-containing protein is translated as MAPSAGIRGLPLSRTLAEAPFLVSIAHPKTHVNVVMTGGIKNVLIGAIRGYANRRRMHAAGRIHHTLAALARHVYPDFTVVDGTIGMQGGGPVRGTPIRSGWTVSSFDALAADTLAAYLMGFSSRDVGYLHLIGAAGLGRTFPDDGIEILGEKTGDCILPYTPHRTFPKARDWKVKRS
- a CDS encoding MerR family transcriptional regulator; protein product: MLRIGDFARLARVSIPNLRHYDDLGLFKPVRIDPASGYRYYTFDQLPRLNRILAYKDLGFALEQIGEMLGEDIPAGELRSLLRLKQTELQGDIAERSARLQRLEARLRMIEEEGSDPSYAVMVKSSEEILVASVRGTLRAPEEQSRLWQELFGFLACRKIGFGPPFITIYHADEPEVDAEVCIPIPEPLEPKERIQIRRLSAHDRVAYTVHHGPFRDIEPAYRAVFAWIDANGRTTAGPVRQVTLSIQPESSKLDSEAVAEILVPLANP
- a CDS encoding SAM-dependent methyltransferase, producing MKHHIELHPIGVVRSGDEGFRIEIEEKFRPAPAGLEGFGHVTVLWWPHKRETPEVRGVMEIDKPYRKAPAKLGVFATRSEARPNPVLITTVPLLQVDAQKGLLLTPYIDAEDGSPVLDIKPYQPCADRIRETVTPEWCRHWPKCAEDSAAFDWESEFLFPR